GAGCAGGTTGTCGAGGTGGAAGTCGCGATGGACGAAGCGGCTCGGGTGCGCGGCGATCTCGGAGGCCAGAGCTCCGGCGAAGGCGTCGTGGACCGACCGCTCCGACGCCGAAAGAGGGGACTTCGCGAGCTCGGTGAAGAACGCCTCCCGGGACTTCTCCATCTCGCCGAAGAAGAATGCCGCCGTGAACGGCGGGTTGACGCCCGGGTCCTCCGTGGCGGCGATCGCCGCCGCCACCTCCGCGGCCCGGGCGTGCGGCTCGCGGCGGCGCGCCGGAGCTCCGGCCCAGAGCGAGGAGAGAGGCCGGTCGCCGAAGTCTTCGATCAGATGGACGCCGCCTCCCGGCTCGGCAACGAGGAGCCGGGGAACGCGAACGCTTCCGGCGAGCGCCTCGCGAACACGGGCCCAGCGGCCGGACGCCTCTTCCTGGCCTTCGGGGTAGACCGCGGCGACGACCGGCGTCGCGCCCGTCTCGATGCGGAAGTAGCGCCGCTGCCCGACGTCTCCGGCGAGGGCCGACATGCCCCGAAAAGGAAGGCCCGCTTCCGAGCACAGCCGGCGGATGCGGGCCTCGAGCGCGTCCACGGGGCGGAGGATCAGGACGCGGGAATCGCCGAGAGGACCACGCGCTTGATGTGGATCGGAGAATTCGGGTTGTCGCGGCCGTCGCGGGGCGCCGCCGCGATCTTGTCGGCCACGTCCATTCCCGACGTCACCTCGCCGAATGCGGTGTACTGGTGGTCGAGGAACGTCGAGTCCTTCACGACGATGAAGAACTGCGAGGAAGCCGAGTTCGGGTCGCTCGCCCGCGCCATCGACACGACGCCGCGCTTGTGGGAGACGTCGTTGAATTCCGCCTTGACGTTCCGGATCGTCTCGGTCTTCTGCCCGCCGTCGGGTTCGGAGACCCGGATCGTGTTGTAGACGAATCCGTCGGCGTTCCCCTTGGGGGACGCGTACGCTCCGGTTCCCATGAGCTCGCGCGGCGTCTTCGGGTTCTTCGTGAGCGGATCCCCGGTCTGGATCATGAAACCCGGAATCACGCGATGGAAGAGAACGCCGTCGTAGACGTGCTTCTGCGCGAGCTCGATGAAGTTCTGGACGTGGTGCGGCGCCTTGTCGGCGAAGAAGCGGATCGTGATGTCGCCGTAGTCGGTGACGAGCGTCGCC
The sequence above is a segment of the Thermoanaerobaculia bacterium genome. Coding sequences within it:
- a CDS encoding phosphotransferase, which codes for MDALEARIRRLCSEAGLPFRGMSALAGDVGQRRYFRIETGATPVVAAVYPEGQEEASGRWARVREALAGSVRVPRLLVAEPGGGVHLIEDFGDRPLSSLWAGAPARRREPHARAAEVAAAIAATEDPGVNPPFTAAFFFGEMEKSREAFFTELAKSPLSASERSVHDAFAGALASEIAAHPSRFVHRDFHLDNLLDAEGEIGVIDFQDARLGPDTYDLASLVGERAALVSPDADARAAAIGAFCAAARP
- a CDS encoding peptidylprolyl isomerase, with product MRKLTIMAAALLAAQAISAAPARHKSAKKGSSKMDPAHTQATLVTDYGDITIRFFADKAPHHVQNFIELAQKHVYDGVLFHRVIPGFMIQTGDPLTKNPKTPRELMGTGAYASPKGNADGFVYNTIRVSEPDGGQKTETIRNVKAEFNDVSHKRGVVSMARASDPNSASSQFFIVVKDSTFLDHQYTAFGEVTSGMDVADKIAAAPRDGRDNPNSPIHIKRVVLSAIPAS